One Streptomyces sp. RPA4-2 genomic window carries:
- a CDS encoding acyl-ACP desaturase yields MTITSPHLGSPSAAWTDARLLYALEEVVETELNRHLKVAKDWMPHEYVPWSDARNFPGLFEDGEAWGKEQSKVTEIGRIALVVNLLTEDNLPSYHHEIAALFGRDGAWGTWVHRWTAEEGRHGIVMRDYLLASRAVDPDKLEAFRMQHMNEGFESDNRHSMLHTVAYVAFQELATRVSHRNTGHQSGDPVCDRMLARIATDENLHMVFYRNLLKAAFELAPDLTMQSVRDVVVNFRMPGHGMPGFERAAAQMAIGEVYNMRIHHDDVLQPVLRHLKVLEMDGLGPEGLRAQEELGFFMGGLDAEASKFDEKLAARKARMAARAAG; encoded by the coding sequence GTGACGATTACTTCTCCCCACCTCGGCAGCCCGTCCGCCGCCTGGACCGACGCTCGGCTGCTGTACGCGTTGGAGGAAGTGGTCGAAACCGAGCTCAACCGTCACCTCAAGGTGGCCAAGGACTGGATGCCGCACGAGTACGTGCCGTGGAGCGACGCGCGCAACTTCCCCGGTCTGTTCGAGGACGGCGAGGCCTGGGGCAAGGAGCAGTCGAAGGTCACGGAGATCGGCCGGATTGCGCTGGTCGTCAACCTCCTCACCGAGGACAACCTGCCGAGCTACCACCACGAGATCGCCGCGCTCTTCGGCCGTGACGGCGCCTGGGGCACCTGGGTGCACCGCTGGACCGCGGAGGAGGGCCGGCACGGCATCGTGATGCGCGACTACCTGCTCGCCTCGCGCGCCGTGGACCCGGACAAGCTGGAAGCGTTCCGTATGCAGCACATGAACGAGGGCTTCGAGTCGGACAACCGCCACTCGATGCTGCACACGGTCGCGTACGTCGCCTTCCAGGAGCTCGCGACCCGCGTCTCGCACCGCAACACCGGTCACCAGTCGGGCGACCCGGTCTGTGACCGGATGCTGGCGCGCATCGCGACCGACGAGAACCTGCACATGGTCTTCTACCGGAACCTGCTCAAGGCCGCGTTCGAGCTGGCCCCCGACCTGACCATGCAGTCCGTGCGCGACGTCGTCGTCAACTTCCGGATGCCCGGACACGGCATGCCCGGCTTCGAGCGCGCCGCCGCCCAGATGGCCATCGGCGAGGTGTACAACATGCGCATCCACCACGACGACGTGCTACAGCCGGTGCTGCGCCACCTGAAGGTCCTGGAGATGGACGGCCTCGGCCCGGAGGGTCTGCGGGCCCAGGAGGAGCTCGGCTTCTTCATGGGCGGCCTGGACGCGGAGGCCTCGAAGTTCGACGAGAAGCTCGCGGCACGCAAGGCGCGGATGGCCGCGCGCGCCGCCGGCTGA
- the ddaH gene encoding dimethylargininase has product MPSQKALIRRPSPRLAEGLVTHIEREKVDVDLAVEQWEAYAQALRTHGWDTVEVDPADDCPDSVFVEDAVVVFRNVALICRPGAESRRGETAGVEEAVARLGCSVNWIWEPGTLDGGDVLKVGDTVYVGLGGRTNAVGVQQLRAALEPLGAHVVPVPVSTVLHLKSAVTALPDGTVIGHEPLVDTPSLFPRFLPVPEESGAHVVLLGGEKLLMAASAPKTAELLAGLGHEPVVVDIGEFEKLEGCVTCLSVRLRELYT; this is encoded by the coding sequence GTGCCCAGCCAGAAAGCACTCATCCGCAGGCCCAGCCCCCGTCTCGCCGAGGGGCTCGTGACGCACATCGAGCGCGAGAAGGTGGACGTCGACCTGGCGGTGGAGCAGTGGGAGGCGTACGCACAGGCCCTGCGCACGCACGGCTGGGACACCGTCGAGGTGGATCCGGCCGACGACTGCCCCGACTCGGTGTTCGTGGAGGACGCCGTCGTCGTCTTCCGCAACGTCGCGCTGATCTGCCGCCCCGGCGCCGAGTCCCGGCGCGGCGAGACCGCCGGGGTGGAGGAGGCCGTGGCCCGGCTGGGCTGCTCGGTGAACTGGATCTGGGAGCCCGGCACCCTGGACGGCGGTGACGTCCTCAAGGTCGGCGACACGGTGTACGTGGGCCTCGGCGGACGCACCAACGCGGTCGGGGTCCAGCAGCTGCGCGCGGCCCTCGAACCGCTCGGGGCGCATGTGGTCCCCGTACCCGTGAGCACGGTGCTGCACCTGAAGTCGGCGGTCACGGCGCTGCCCGACGGGACGGTGATCGGCCATGAGCCGCTGGTGGACACGCCGTCGCTGTTCCCGCGCTTCCTGCCGGTGCCGGAGGAGTCCGGGGCCCATGTGGTGCTGCTCGGCGGCGAGAAGCTGCTGATGGCGGCGAGCGCCCCGAAGACCGCGGAGCTGCTCGCGGGGCTCGGCCACGAGCCGGTCGTCGTGGACATCGGCGAGTTCGAGAAGCTCGAGGGCTGTGTGACCTGTCTCTCGGTACGACTCCGGGAGTTGTACACCTGA
- a CDS encoding ABC-F family ATP-binding cassette domain-containing protein, producing the protein MSVSITCTSLSFAWPDGSTVFDDLRIAFGPGRTGLVGVNGSGKTTLLKLIAGELTPADGTVRVAGEVGYLPQNVTLDTGLRVDEVLGIAATRAALHAIEAGDAAAQHFETVGDDWDVEERALATLGELGLGHIGLDRTIGEVSGGESVLLRLASLLLRRPDVLLLDEPTNNLDLYARRRLYAAVEAWSGVMVVVSHDRELLDLVDQIADLRSGEVTWFGGNFSAYEEALADEQEAAERMVRVAEADLRKQKRELVDAQVKLARRKRYGQKMNDQKREPKIVMGARKRAAQESAGKHRIMHEERLAEAKGRLDDAVEAVRDDDEIRVDLPYTAVPPGRTVLTLEKLELRYGARVDGLFDLRGPERIALIGRNGAGKTTLLRTIAGELAPVSGEARTHVPTRFLPQRLDVLDDELTVAENVARFAPDATNNRIRARLARFLFKGARADQRAATLSGGERFRAALAALMLADPAPQLLMLDEPTNNLDMASVRQLTTALDSYEGALIVAGHDVPFLESIGITRWLVLEGGELKETTPEAVGYPA; encoded by the coding sequence ATGTCTGTATCCATCACCTGTACCTCCCTCTCCTTCGCCTGGCCGGACGGCTCCACCGTCTTCGACGACCTGCGGATCGCCTTCGGCCCCGGCAGGACCGGGCTCGTCGGCGTCAACGGATCGGGAAAGACGACCCTGTTGAAGCTCATCGCGGGAGAACTCACCCCGGCCGACGGCACGGTGCGTGTCGCGGGCGAGGTCGGGTACCTCCCGCAGAACGTCACGCTCGACACCGGCCTCAGGGTCGACGAGGTGCTCGGTATCGCCGCCACCCGCGCCGCGCTGCACGCCATCGAGGCGGGCGACGCGGCCGCGCAGCACTTCGAGACCGTCGGCGACGACTGGGACGTCGAGGAGCGCGCGCTCGCGACGCTCGGCGAGCTCGGTCTCGGCCACATCGGACTGGACCGCACCATCGGCGAGGTGTCCGGCGGCGAGTCGGTGCTGCTCCGGCTGGCCTCGCTCCTGCTGCGCCGGCCCGACGTACTGCTGCTGGACGAACCCACCAACAACCTCGACCTGTACGCGCGACGCCGGCTGTACGCGGCCGTCGAGGCGTGGTCCGGGGTCATGGTCGTGGTCAGCCACGACCGTGAGCTGCTGGACCTGGTCGACCAGATCGCCGATCTGCGCTCCGGCGAGGTCACCTGGTTCGGGGGCAACTTCTCCGCGTACGAGGAGGCGCTCGCCGACGAGCAGGAGGCCGCGGAGCGCATGGTGCGCGTCGCCGAGGCCGATCTGCGCAAGCAGAAGCGCGAGCTGGTCGACGCGCAGGTCAAGCTGGCCCGCCGCAAGCGGTACGGCCAGAAGATGAACGACCAGAAGCGCGAGCCGAAGATCGTCATGGGGGCGCGCAAACGGGCCGCCCAGGAATCCGCGGGCAAGCACCGCATCATGCACGAGGAGCGGCTCGCCGAGGCGAAGGGACGGCTCGACGACGCGGTGGAGGCGGTCAGGGACGACGACGAGATCCGCGTCGACCTGCCGTACACGGCCGTGCCGCCCGGCCGTACCGTCCTCACGCTGGAGAAGCTGGAGCTGAGGTACGGCGCGCGGGTGGACGGCCTGTTCGATCTGCGCGGACCCGAGCGGATCGCGCTGATCGGGCGCAACGGCGCGGGCAAGACCACGCTGCTGCGGACGATCGCCGGGGAACTGGCCCCGGTGTCCGGCGAGGCCCGGACCCACGTGCCGACACGTTTCCTGCCCCAGCGGCTCGATGTCCTCGACGACGAGCTGACGGTCGCCGAGAACGTGGCCCGTTTCGCACCGGACGCCACCAACAACCGGATCCGGGCGCGGCTCGCCCGCTTCCTCTTCAAGGGGGCGCGGGCCGATCAGCGGGCGGCGACCCTCTCCGGCGGCGAACGCTTCCGGGCGGCGCTGGCGGCGCTGATGCTGGCCGATCCCGCGCCGCAGCTCCTGATGCTCGACGAGCCGACGAACAACCTCGACATGGCGAGCGTCCGGCAGCTCACCACGGCCCTGGACTCGTACGAGGGCGCGCTGATCGTCGCCGGCCACGACGTGCCGTTCCTGGAGTCGATCGGAATCACACGCTGGCTGGTGCTGGAAGGAGGAGAACTGAAAGAAACCACGCCGGAAGCTGTCGGGTATCCCGCATAG
- a CDS encoding GPP34 family phosphoprotein, whose amino-acid sequence MPNGPLSLPARLYLLSWDTTRLKVTGETHLHHLVRAGALTELAQRGLLADVDGIATPVDVDVRTGDLALDGLLELVEESRPRKWKTWVTLRARVTLDAVRAQLAAEGYLRAGKKRMLGLFPSVDYRLERVAAVDALREEARAVLRGPLPVTEVSDRDAALVALAAAAELRTLAPGKDRKLYKERIEELTERSGAAAPALKKVIQEVRTAMIVAATAASTAGAASGG is encoded by the coding sequence GTGCCCAACGGCCCGCTGTCGCTGCCCGCCCGGCTCTACCTGCTGTCCTGGGACACCACGCGACTCAAGGTCACCGGCGAGACCCACCTCCACCATCTGGTCAGGGCCGGCGCGCTCACGGAACTGGCCCAGCGCGGACTGCTTGCCGACGTGGACGGCATCGCCACGCCGGTGGACGTCGACGTCCGCACGGGTGACCTCGCCCTCGACGGACTGCTGGAACTCGTGGAGGAGTCCCGGCCGCGGAAGTGGAAGACCTGGGTGACCCTCCGGGCACGCGTCACCCTCGACGCGGTCCGCGCGCAGCTCGCCGCCGAGGGATATCTGCGCGCGGGGAAGAAACGGATGCTGGGGCTCTTCCCGTCCGTCGACTACCGGCTGGAGCGGGTGGCGGCGGTGGACGCGCTGCGGGAGGAGGCGCGGGCGGTCCTGCGGGGGCCGCTGCCCGTCACGGAGGTCTCCGACCGCGACGCGGCCCTCGTCGCCCTCGCCGCCGCGGCCGAACTGCGCACCCTCGCACCGGGCAAGGACCGCAAGCTGTACAAGGAGCGCATCGAGGAGCTCACCGAGCGCAGCGGAGCGGCGGCCCCGGCGCTGAAGAAGGTCATCCAGGAAGTGCGTACGGCGATGATCGTGGCGGCCACCGCGGCCTCGACCGCGGGAGCGGCGTCGGGCGGCTGA
- a CDS encoding SsgA family sporulation/cell division regulator, with amino-acid sequence MSTVIEQPVEARLVAAAPRMPSIPATLHYDRSDPFAVRMTFPAPATLEGVEVCWTFARELLASGMEDAVGYGDVRVRPYGYDRTVLEFHAPEGTAVVHVRSGEMRHFLRRTTELVPVGHEHLQVDLDHDLAELMRGTC; translated from the coding sequence TTGTCCACCGTCATCGAGCAGCCCGTAGAGGCCCGTCTCGTCGCCGCCGCGCCGCGGATGCCGAGCATTCCCGCAACGCTTCACTACGACCGGAGCGACCCCTTCGCCGTCCGTATGACCTTCCCGGCGCCGGCCACGCTGGAGGGCGTCGAGGTGTGCTGGACTTTCGCGCGCGAACTGCTCGCCTCCGGCATGGAGGACGCCGTGGGGTACGGCGACGTCCGGGTGCGGCCGTACGGCTACGACCGCACCGTTCTGGAGTTCCACGCCCCCGAGGGCACCGCCGTGGTGCATGTGCGCTCGGGCGAGATGCGGCACTTCCTGCGGCGCACGACCGAGCTGGTGCCCGTCGGGCACGAACACCTCCAGGTCGACCTGGACCACGACCTGGCGGAACTCATGCGGGGTACCTGCTGA
- a CDS encoding WD40/YVTN/BNR-like repeat-containing protein: MRGLGKTRRTSRAIAVGLCAAAFAAALTAAAPAQAHGTGKAAHWELKDSGTDARFRGLSAVSRNTAWVAGSKGTVLRTTDGGANWRDVSPPGAAALEFRDIEAFDARRAVALTIGEGEASRVFRTDDGGATWTESFRNTDPKAFYDCLTFFDRRHGLAMSDPVDGRFRILSTHDGGRSWKVLPGDGMPAAQEGEAGFAASGQCLVSAGPRDVWLATGGGAHARVLHSADRGLTWKAADTPIPAGDPARGVFALAFRDRAHGLAVGGDYRADQTSPRAAAVSGDGGRAWTPAGRPPPAYRSGVAWLPHSRTSALAVGPTGTDLTTDGGRTWRTLDTGSYDTVACAPDLGCWAAGEKGRVARLER, encoded by the coding sequence ATGAGGGGCTTGGGGAAGACGAGACGTACGAGCCGGGCGATCGCCGTGGGACTGTGCGCGGCCGCGTTCGCCGCCGCGCTGACGGCGGCGGCACCCGCGCAGGCGCACGGAACCGGGAAGGCCGCCCACTGGGAACTCAAGGACAGCGGTACGGACGCACGGTTCCGCGGACTGTCCGCCGTCAGCCGGAACACCGCCTGGGTGGCCGGATCGAAGGGCACCGTGCTGCGCACCACGGACGGCGGCGCGAACTGGCGCGACGTCTCGCCGCCCGGCGCGGCCGCACTGGAGTTCCGCGACATCGAGGCGTTCGACGCACGGCGCGCCGTGGCCCTGACCATCGGCGAGGGCGAGGCGTCCCGGGTCTTCCGCACCGACGACGGCGGCGCGACCTGGACCGAGTCCTTCCGCAACACCGATCCGAAGGCCTTCTACGACTGCCTCACCTTCTTCGACCGGCGCCACGGCCTGGCGATGAGCGACCCGGTGGACGGCAGGTTCCGCATCCTGTCCACGCACGACGGCGGGCGCTCCTGGAAGGTGCTGCCCGGTGACGGCATGCCCGCCGCGCAGGAGGGTGAGGCGGGGTTCGCGGCGAGCGGGCAGTGCCTGGTGAGCGCGGGGCCGCGAGACGTGTGGCTGGCGACCGGCGGAGGCGCGCACGCGCGCGTGCTGCACTCCGCCGACCGCGGACTGACCTGGAAGGCGGCCGACACACCGATCCCGGCCGGCGATCCGGCACGCGGTGTCTTCGCCCTCGCCTTCCGCGACCGGGCCCACGGCCTCGCGGTCGGCGGCGACTACCGCGCCGACCAGACGTCCCCGCGGGCGGCGGCCGTCAGCGGCGACGGCGGCCGCGCCTGGACCCCGGCCGGCCGCCCGCCGCCCGCCTACCGCTCCGGCGTCGCCTGGCTCCCGCACAGCCGTACCTCCGCCCTCGCGGTCGGCCCGACCGGCACCGACCTCACGACCGACGGCGGGCGCACCTGGCGGACCCTGGACACCGGCTCCTACGACACCGTGGCCTGCGCTCCCGACCTGGGCTGCTGGGCCGCCGGTGAGAAGGGCCGGGTCGCACGTCTGGAGCGCTGA
- a CDS encoding endonuclease V, which translates to MKTVRVPAGWPATEEQARAAQDELRGRVVLDEPGPPPGTGTVTGVDVAYDDERDLVVAAAVVLDAASLRVVAEATAVGQVSFPYVPGLLAFREIPTVLAALDTLPCPPGLVVCDGYGLAHPRRFGLASHLGVLTGLPTIGVAKNPFTFAYQEPGAPRGSASPLLAGADEVGRALRTRDGVKPVFVSVGHRVSLDHACAHTLALTPKYRLPETTRRADSLCRRALQEATP; encoded by the coding sequence ATGAAGACCGTACGCGTTCCCGCGGGTTGGCCCGCGACGGAGGAGCAGGCCCGCGCCGCGCAGGACGAGCTGCGCGGGCGGGTGGTGCTCGACGAGCCGGGACCGCCGCCCGGCACCGGCACGGTGACGGGCGTCGACGTGGCCTACGACGACGAGCGGGACCTCGTCGTGGCCGCCGCCGTCGTGCTCGACGCCGCGTCCCTGCGCGTCGTCGCCGAGGCCACCGCCGTCGGACAGGTCTCCTTCCCGTACGTCCCCGGGCTGCTCGCCTTCCGTGAGATCCCGACGGTGCTGGCCGCGCTCGACACCCTGCCGTGCCCGCCGGGCCTCGTCGTCTGCGACGGATACGGTCTCGCCCACCCGCGCCGGTTCGGCCTCGCCAGCCACCTCGGCGTACTCACCGGGCTTCCCACGATCGGGGTCGCCAAGAACCCGTTCACCTTCGCGTACCAGGAACCCGGTGCCCCGCGCGGCAGCGCGTCCCCCCTGCTCGCCGGCGCGGACGAGGTGGGACGGGCGCTGCGCACCCGGGACGGCGTCAAACCGGTGTTCGTGTCCGTCGGCCACCGGGTGAGCCTGGACCACGCGTGCGCGCACACGCTGGCGCTCACCCCGAAGTACCGCCTCCCGGAGACCACCCGGCGGGCGGACTCCCTGTGCAGGCGGGCCCTTCAGGAGGCAACGCCTTGA
- the mmpA gene encoding morphogenic membrane protein MmpA, with amino-acid sequence MTTHRSPKPAARRDGPGPAQPDERAVTAALVLSVVAGVGWVGGMIYTVLEWPL; translated from the coding sequence ATGACGACGCACCGGTCCCCGAAGCCCGCCGCCCGCCGGGACGGCCCCGGCCCCGCACAGCCCGACGAGCGTGCCGTGACGGCCGCGCTGGTCCTCTCCGTCGTCGCCGGGGTCGGCTGGGTGGGCGGAATGATCTACACGGTGCTGGAGTGGCCGCTGTAG
- a CDS encoding trans-acting enoyl reductase family protein — MSRAKETDRAYDIVLFGATGFVGALTAEYLAAHAPEGLRWAIAGRDRKKLERLRERLPGTPDVIRADVSDPASLRELARGARVVATTVGPYIVHGEELVAACADAGTDYLDLTGEPEFVDLMYVRHDARARETGARLVHACGFDSVPHDLGAYFTVRQLPEGVPLRVDGFVRTQAMFSGGTFASALTQFARGRQILTAARDRGRHEPRLMERRVSAPVSAPRYAKEVGAWALPLPTIDPQIVQRSARALQRYGPDFRYRHYAAVQRLPIAVGGVAAVGAVFAAAQLPPARRWLSDRIKPGEGPSAARRARSWFSVRFVGEGGGQRVFTEVAGGDPGYDETAKMFAESALSLAFDDLPRTAGQVTTAVAMGDALIARLRAAGITFRVADSRAYSGHSSTV, encoded by the coding sequence ATGAGCAGGGCGAAAGAGACGGATCGCGCGTACGACATCGTGCTCTTCGGAGCCACGGGCTTCGTCGGGGCGCTCACCGCGGAGTACCTCGCCGCGCACGCGCCCGAGGGGCTGCGCTGGGCGATCGCGGGGCGCGACCGGAAGAAGCTGGAGCGGCTGCGCGAACGGCTGCCCGGTACCCCCGACGTCATCCGGGCGGACGTCTCCGATCCGGCGTCGCTGCGTGAACTGGCCCGGGGCGCACGCGTGGTGGCCACGACGGTCGGGCCGTACATCGTGCACGGCGAGGAACTGGTCGCCGCCTGCGCCGACGCGGGCACCGACTATCTGGACCTCACCGGTGAACCCGAGTTCGTGGACCTGATGTACGTCCGGCACGACGCGCGCGCCCGGGAGACCGGGGCCCGGCTCGTGCACGCCTGCGGCTTCGACTCGGTCCCGCACGACCTGGGCGCGTACTTCACGGTGCGCCAACTGCCCGAGGGCGTACCGCTGAGGGTCGACGGATTCGTGCGCACCCAGGCGATGTTCTCCGGCGGCACGTTCGCCTCCGCGCTCACCCAGTTCGCGCGCGGCCGCCAGATCCTGACCGCGGCCCGGGACCGCGGGCGGCACGAACCGCGGCTGATGGAACGGCGTGTGTCCGCGCCGGTGAGCGCGCCCCGGTACGCCAAGGAGGTCGGCGCCTGGGCCCTCCCGCTGCCCACGATCGACCCGCAGATCGTGCAACGTTCGGCGCGGGCGCTCCAGCGGTACGGGCCCGACTTCCGCTACCGCCACTACGCGGCCGTCCAGCGGCTGCCGATCGCGGTGGGCGGGGTCGCCGCCGTCGGCGCGGTGTTCGCGGCCGCCCAACTGCCGCCCGCGCGGCGGTGGCTGTCCGACCGGATCAAGCCGGGCGAGGGGCCGAGCGCCGCACGGCGGGCCAGGAGCTGGTTCTCCGTGCGGTTCGTCGGCGAGGGCGGCGGGCAGCGGGTGTTCACCGAGGTCGCGGGCGGTGACCCCGGCTACGACGAGACCGCCAAGATGTTCGCCGAGTCCGCGCTGTCGCTCGCCTTCGACGACCTGCCCCGAACGGCCGGTCAGGTCACGACGGCGGTGGCGATGGGCGACGCGCTCATCGCACGGCTCCGCGCGGCGGGGATCACCTTCCGGGTCGCGGACTCCCGGGCCTACAGCGGCCACTCCAGCACCGTGTAG
- a CDS encoding CaiB/BaiF CoA-transferase family protein yields the protein MAVAGTTAHGPLAGVRVVELAGIGPGPFAAMLLADLGADVVRVDRPGGPGLGIDPEYDVTNRNKRSVVIDLKSEDGPARVLDLVERADVLVEGFRPGVAERLGVGPGACHARNPRLVYGRMTGWGQQGPLAQRAGHDIAYIAPTGVLGMIGRPDEPPAVPANLVGDYAGGSLYLVVGVLAALHHARATGAGQVVDAAIVDGTAHLSSMIHGMVAAGGWQDRRGANLLDGGCPYYGTYETSDGKYMAVGALEARFYDEFVRLLGIEEHAGARTDVARWDALRATVAARFRTRTRQEWTAVFDGSDACVAPVLSLGEAPAHPHLAARGTFTDHGGITQPAPAPRFSVTRTSVRSGPALPGTGAADVARDWGLPHLAEAEAERTKDGG from the coding sequence ATGGCAGTGGCAGGGACGACGGCGCACGGCCCGCTGGCCGGGGTGCGCGTGGTCGAGTTGGCGGGCATCGGTCCCGGCCCGTTCGCCGCCATGCTCCTCGCCGACCTCGGCGCGGACGTCGTCCGCGTGGACCGGCCCGGCGGACCGGGGCTCGGGATCGATCCGGAGTACGACGTCACCAACCGCAACAAGCGGTCCGTCGTGATCGACCTGAAGTCCGAGGACGGCCCGGCCCGCGTCCTCGACCTGGTCGAACGCGCGGACGTCCTCGTCGAGGGTTTCCGTCCCGGCGTGGCCGAGCGCCTCGGCGTGGGCCCCGGGGCCTGTCACGCGCGCAACCCCCGCCTCGTCTACGGACGCATGACCGGCTGGGGCCAGCAGGGCCCGCTCGCCCAGCGCGCCGGGCACGACATCGCGTACATCGCCCCGACCGGCGTCCTCGGCATGATCGGCAGGCCGGACGAACCCCCCGCGGTCCCGGCGAACCTCGTCGGGGACTACGCGGGCGGCTCGCTCTACCTCGTCGTCGGTGTCCTCGCCGCGCTCCACCACGCCCGCGCGACCGGCGCCGGACAGGTCGTGGACGCGGCGATCGTGGACGGCACCGCACACCTCTCCTCGATGATCCACGGCATGGTCGCCGCCGGCGGCTGGCAGGACCGGCGCGGCGCCAACCTCCTGGACGGCGGCTGCCCGTACTACGGGACGTACGAGACCTCCGACGGGAAGTACATGGCGGTGGGCGCCCTCGAAGCCCGGTTCTACGACGAGTTCGTGCGGCTGCTCGGCATCGAGGAGCACGCGGGCGCCCGCACGGACGTGGCCCGTTGGGACGCGCTGCGCGCCACGGTCGCCGCGCGCTTCAGAACCCGTACCAGGCAGGAGTGGACCGCTGTCTTCGACGGCTCCGACGCGTGCGTGGCCCCCGTCCTGTCGCTGGGCGAAGCTCCCGCGCACCCCCATCTCGCCGCCCGCGGCACCTTCACCGACCACGGTGGCATCACCCAGCCCGCCCCCGCGCCCCGCTTCTCCGTGACCCGCACGTCCGTCCGCTCCGGCCCCGCCCTGCCCGGCACGGGCGCGGCCGACGTGGCCCGCGACTGGGGCCTACCCCACCTGGCCGAGGCCGAGGCCGAGCGGACGAAGGACGGCGGCTGA
- a CDS encoding acyl-CoA dehydrogenase family protein encodes MKRQIFGTEHDAFRATVRTFLAKEVTPYYDQWEKDGIVSREAWRAAGTQGLLGLAVPEEYGGGGNADFRYSAVLAEEFTHAGAAGLALGLHNDIIGPYLTGLGTEEQRRRWLPGFCDGSLITAIAMTEPGAGSDLQGIRTHAEDRGDHWLLNGSKTFISNGILADLVIVVARTTPEGGAHGLSLLVVERGMEGFERGRNLDKIGQKAQDTAELFFHDVRVPKENLLGELNGAFVHLMTNLAQERMGIAVAGIAAAEHLLDITTRYVKEREAFGRPLSKLQHIRFEIAEMATECAVTRTFLDRCIVDHSNGELDAVHASMAKWWATELQKRVADRCLQLHGGYGYMTEYRVARAFTDGRIQTIYGGTTEIMKEIIGRSLLG; translated from the coding sequence ATGAAGCGGCAGATCTTCGGTACCGAGCACGACGCGTTCCGCGCGACCGTGCGCACCTTCCTCGCCAAGGAGGTGACGCCGTACTACGACCAGTGGGAGAAGGACGGCATCGTCTCGCGCGAGGCCTGGCGGGCGGCCGGGACACAGGGGCTGCTCGGACTCGCCGTACCGGAGGAGTACGGAGGCGGCGGCAACGCCGACTTCCGCTACAGCGCCGTACTCGCCGAGGAGTTCACGCACGCGGGAGCCGCGGGTCTCGCCCTCGGCCTGCACAACGACATCATCGGGCCGTATCTGACCGGTCTGGGCACCGAGGAGCAGCGGCGGCGCTGGCTGCCCGGCTTCTGCGACGGCTCGCTGATCACCGCGATCGCGATGACCGAGCCCGGCGCGGGATCCGACCTCCAGGGCATCAGGACACACGCCGAGGACCGGGGCGACCACTGGCTGCTCAACGGCTCCAAGACCTTCATCTCCAACGGGATCCTGGCCGACCTCGTGATCGTCGTCGCCCGGACGACCCCCGAAGGCGGTGCCCACGGCCTGTCTCTGCTGGTGGTCGAGCGCGGCATGGAAGGCTTCGAGCGTGGCCGCAACCTCGACAAGATCGGACAGAAGGCCCAGGACACGGCCGAACTGTTCTTCCACGACGTCCGCGTCCCCAAGGAGAACCTGCTCGGCGAGCTCAACGGAGCCTTCGTGCACCTCATGACGAACCTCGCCCAGGAGCGCATGGGCATCGCCGTCGCCGGGATCGCCGCCGCCGAACACCTGCTGGACATCACCACGCGGTACGTCAAGGAGCGCGAGGCCTTCGGGCGGCCGCTGTCCAAGCTCCAGCACATCCGCTTCGAGATAGCCGAGATGGCGACCGAGTGCGCCGTCACCCGGACGTTCCTCGACCGCTGCATCGTCGACCACTCGAACGGGGAACTCGACGCCGTGCACGCCTCGATGGCCAAGTGGTGGGCCACCGAACTGCAGAAGCGTGTCGCCGACCGCTGCCTGCAACTGCACGGCGGCTACGGCTACATGACGGAGTACCGCGTCGCGCGGGCCTTCACCGACGGCCGCATCCAGACCATCTACGGCGGGACCACCGAGATCATGAAGGAGATCATCGGACGCTCCCTGCTCGGCTGA